A genomic region of Larus michahellis chromosome 21, bLarMic1.1, whole genome shotgun sequence contains the following coding sequences:
- the SPDEF gene encoding SAM pointed domain-containing Ets transcription factor, producing MGSTSPGLTALPHGRPARPDPALLPPPQDPDTRSWGCPESPSPPATPEQPLPAFCLHYFDMLYPEDIAWATKGVGEPSQSCAQGGRGEAQKEPEQCPIIDSQGLGLGTEGDLQASLHLEEHSLEQVQSMVVGEVLKDIETACKLLNIAADPADWSPGNVQKWILWTEHQYRLPQIGKSFQELSGKDLCAMSEEQFCQRSPACGDILHAHLDIWKSAAWMKEKAAPGDVRYCGGDTSWADSEVDSSCAGQPIHLWQFLKELLLKPHNYGRFIRWLNKEKGIFKIEDSAQVARLWGIRKNRPAMNYDKLSRSIRQYYKKGIIRKPDISQRLVYQFVHPV from the exons atgggcagcaccagccccgGGCTGACCgctctgccccacggccgcccggcccggccggatcctgccctgctgccccccccgcaggaccccgACAcgcggagctggggctgcccggagagccccagcccccccgccacccccgagcagcccctgcctgccttcTGCCTGCACTACTTCGACATGCTCTACCCGGAGGACATCGCCTGGGCCACCAAGGGCGTGGGGGAACCCTCCCAAAGCTGTGCCCagggggggcgaggggaggcgCAGAAGGAGCCGGAGCAATGTCCCATCATCGACAGCCAGGGCTTGGGGCTGGGGACCGAGGGGGACCTGCAGGCCAGCCTGCACCTGGAGGAGCACtcgctggagcaagtgcagagcaTGGTGGTGGGCGAAGTGCTGAAGGACATCGAGACGGCCTGCAAGCTCCTCAACATCGCCGCAG ACCCCGCGGACTGGAGCCCCGGCAACGTGCAGAAGTGGATCCTGTGGACGGAGCACCAGTACCGGCTGCCGCAGATCGGGAAGTCCTTCCAGGAGCTGTCGGGAAAGGACTTGTGTGCCATGTCCGAGGAGCAGTTCTGCCAGCGTTCGCCCGCCTGCGGCGACATCCTGCATGCCCACCTCGACATCTGGAAGTCCG CTGCCTGGATGAAGGAAAAAGCTGCCCCGGGAGATGTCAGATACTGTG GAGGTGACACCAGCTGGGCGGACAGCGAGGTGGACTCGTCCTGCGCCGGCCAACCCATCCACCTCTGGCAGTTCctcaaagagctgctgctgaagccccACAACTACGGCCGCTTCATCCGCTGGCTCAACAAGGAGaaag gCATCTTCAAGATCGAGGACTCGGCACAAGTGGCCCGTCTGTGGGGCATCCGGAAGAACCGCCCGGCCATGAACTACGACAAGCTGAGCCGCTCCATCCGGCAGTATTACAAGAAAGGCATCATCCGGAAACCCGACATCTCCCAGCGCCTCGTCTACCAGTTTGTCCACCCCGTCTGA